The following coding sequences are from one Triticum dicoccoides isolate Atlit2015 ecotype Zavitan chromosome 4A, WEW_v2.0, whole genome shotgun sequence window:
- the LOC119283373 gene encoding uncharacterized protein LOC119283373, which produces MEDYVDICRSSVKWGKISSQGAFQAIKIAATSFPKITPTLAYNGFDEYKERICYYHTWFKEYDRLYFEIWRRVTKGTSFRKAMEDVCKMNKFPVRQGLMQTALDHEYTMTLMEEDFHTCTAAIRPGVKEDKAKELIADGVKKLVNMPKSYEDYIRKKIEIARIIGILPSEKTVATV; this is translated from the exons ATGGAAGATTATGTCGATATTTGCCGCTCATCCGTCAAA TGGGGTAAAATATCTTCCCAAGGAGCATTTCAAGCAATTAAGATTGCTGCTACTAGCTTTCCCAAGATCACTCCTACTTTAGCTTACAATGGCTTTGAT GAGTATAAAGAGCGCATTTGCTATTATCATACTTGGTTTAAGGAGTATGATCGTTTATACTTTGAGATTTGGCGGCGGGTCACAAAGGGAACG AGTTTCAGAAAGGCTATGGAGGACGTTTGTAAGATGAACAAGTTTCCGGTACGACAAGGTTTAATGCAAACTGCGCTGGACCATGAGTACACCATGACGTTGATGGAAGAGGAC TTCCATACCTGCACGGCAGCCATTCGCCCTGGA GTTAAAGAGGATAAAGCTAAGGAGTTGATTGCAGACGGAGTTAAAAAGCTG GTTAATATGCCCAAGTCCTATGAGGATTATATCAGAAAAAAGATAGAGATCGCACGCATTATTGGAATCCTTCCTTCCGAGAAGACTGTGGCAACAGTATAA
- the LOC119284710 gene encoding phosphoserine aminotransferase 1, chloroplastic-like has translation MAAAATPNSMLLHRASPKAAPSARVPARAVRIRCQAVAAPAAPSPLAAAGERGVYNFAAGPATLPLSVLQRAQAELVNYRGSGMSIMEMSHRGKEFDAAIKKAEADLRALLAVPDTHEVLFLQGGATTQFAAAPLNLCASPSDPADFVVSGSWSDKAFKEAGKYSAAAVAWSGKAAKYTSLPADFGALAQNPGARFLHICSNETIHGVEFKDYPEPRNEAGLLVADMSSNFCSKPVDVSRFGLIYAGAQKNVGPSGVTIAIVRKDLVGRAQPVTPVMLDYKTHADNASLYNTPPCFAIYICGLVFEDLLAQGGLAEVEKKNQHKAGILYDAIDASGGYFVCPVDKPVRSLMNVPFTLAKGADYEKQFIAEAAKEGMLQLKGHRSVGGVRASIYNAMPLSGVEKLVAFMKDFQARNP, from the exons atggccgccgccgccac CCCCAACTCCATGCTCCTCCACCGCGCCAGCCCCAAGGCGGCCCCCTCCGCCCGCGTCCCGGCCCGCGCCGTCAGGATCCGCTGCCAGGCCGTCGcggcgcccgccgccccctctcccctcgccgccgcgGGCGAGCGCGGCGTTTACAACTTCGCGGCGGGCCCGGCCACGCTCCCGCTCTCCGTCCTCCAGAGGGCGCAGGCGGAGCTGGTCAACTACCGCGGCTCCGGCATGAGCATCATGGAGATGAGCCACCGGGGCAAGGAGTTCGACGCCGCCATCAAGAAGGCCGAGGCCGACCTGCGCGCGCTCCTCGCCGTCCCCGACACCCACGAGGTGCTCTTCCTGCAGGGCGGCGCCACCACCCAGTTCGCCGCCGCGCCGCTCAACCTCTGCGCCTCCCCCTCCGACCCCGCCGACTTCGTCGTCTCCGGCTCCTGGAGCGACAAGGCCTTCAAGGAGGCCGGGAagtactccgccgccgccgtcgcctggtCCGGCAAGGCCGCCAAGTACACCTCCCTGCCGGCGGACTTCGGCGCCCTCGCGCAGAACCCCGGGGCTCGGTTCCTCCACATCTGCTCCAACGAGACCATCCACGGCGTCGAGTTCAAGGACTACCCGGAGCCGAGGAACGAGGCGGGCCTCCTCGTCGCCGACATGTCCTCCAACTTCTGCTCCAAGCCCGTCGACGTCTCCCGCTTCGGCCTCATCTACGCCGGCGCGCAGAAGAACGTCGGCCCGTCGGGCGTCACCATCGCCATCGTGCGCAAGGACCTCGTCGGCCGCGCGCAGCCCGTCACGCCGGTGATGCTCGACTACAAGACGCACGCCGACAACGCCTCGCTCTACAACACCCCGCCCTGCTTCGCCATCTACATCTGCGGGCTGGTGTTCGAGGACCTGCTCGCGCAGGGCGGCCTCGCCGAGGTGGAGAAGAAGAACCAGCACAAGGCCGGCATCCTGTACGACGCCATCGACGCCAGCGGCGGCTACTTCGTCTGCCCCGTGGACAAGCCGGTGCGGTCGCTCATGAACGTGCCCTTCACGCTGGCCAAGGGGGCCGACTACGAGAAGCAGTTCATCGCCGAGGCGGCCAAGGAGGGCATGCTGCAGCTCAAGGGGCACAGGTCGGTCGGCGGCGTGCGCGCCTCCATCTACAACGCCATGCCGCTCTCCGGCGTGGAGAAGCTCGTCGCATTCATGAAGGACTTCCAAGCGAGGAACCCTTGA
- the LOC119284711 gene encoding protein RRP6-like 2, with the protein MDGSKGPSDGDAAEEAGDGNKDRTPGASDAVLAAGPFRTAASDGRAPWAAPGAKPKVVYHDPSIPRPQDVYLIRVNNCNSPFDHVWLERSEDGTRPIHPLEKLPVEQFIDRNVPESEPVRPADVDDTPFTLVEDLKGLTELVNKLKDVNEFAVDLEHNQYRSFQGLTCLMQISTRTEDFIIDTLKLRIYIGSYLKELFKDPTKRKVMHGADRDIMWLQRDFRVYVCNLFDTGQASRVLQMERNSLEHLLHHFCGVTANKIYQNADWRSRPLSDEMIKYAREDTHYLLYIYDLMRLRLQRESTCENDLLLEVQKRSNDICLQLYEKELLTDKSYLHIYGLQEHELAAAQLAVVSALHQWRDYIAREQDESTGYVLPNKALIEIAKKMPTTTADLRRIVKTKYPCVEDNFDLILDIIWNATENSGAFEAIAEQLKKVRLGELDLKSILDTGEVIEMAPSDADNVRISFDPADQYSLAPSSTANIRVTSNSRDSFMTDATLTGSIWLHDKTSTIPSSENRTSWGLSGLTRQSNKEVMSNNKQETQAPVQELKRPSPFGALVGNSTSGRQTDYFGGFSNEQAKSDVDQIQSSAYYYPQFSDYSSLAGWSHHEPERTQASGFMSGCYYGHGYQSINQSSTGTGQPAARNNGGGLKKQQQPPPHSGN; encoded by the exons ATGGACGGGTCCAAGGGCCCGAGCGACGGGGACGCGGCGGAGGAGGCGGGGGACGGGAACAAGGACAGGACGCCCGGCGCCTCCGACGCCGTTCTCGCCGCCGGGCCGTTCAGGACCGCCGCCAGCGACGGCAGGGCGCCCTGGGCGGCGCCGGGGGCCAAGCCCAAGGTGGTCTACCACGATCCCAGCATCCCGCGGCCGCAGGACGTGTACCTCATCAGGGTCAACAACTGCAACTCGCCCTTCGATCACGTCTGGCTGGAGCGCAGCGAGGACGGCACCCGCCCTATCCACCCCTTG GAAAAACTACCCGTGGAACAGTTTATTGACAGAAATGTTCCTGAAAGTGAACCAGTAAGGCCAGCTGATGTAGACGATACCCCGTTTACGCTAGTAGAAGACCTGAAAGGATTGACAGAGTTAGTTAACAAGTTGAAGGATGTAAATGAATTTGCT GTCGATTTGGAGCACAATCAATATAGGTCATTTCAGGGTTTGACCTGCTTGATGCAGATTTCAACAAGAACAGAGGACTTCATTATCGACACCCTTAAGCTACGCATATACATCGGTTCTTACTTgaaagaacttttcaaagatccaaCCAAGAGAAAG GTAATGCATGGGGCAGATCGTGATATAATGTGGCTCCAGCGGGACTTCCGAGTATATGTGTGCAATCTTTTTGACACAGGACAG GCTTCAAGGGTTTTACAGATGGAACGAAACAGCCTAGAACACCTATTACATCATTTCTGTGGAGTCACAGCGAATAAAAT ATATCAAAATGCAGATTGGAGGTCAAGGCCACTCTCTGATGAAATGATCAA GTATGCGAGAGAAGATACACATTATCTGTTGTATATATATGACTTGATGAGACTTAGACTACAAAGGGAGTCCACATGTGAAAACGATCTTCTTTTAGAG GTTCAAAAGCGCAGTAATGATATTTGCTTACAGTTGTATGAAAAGGAGCTGCTGACAGATAAATCTTACCTCCACATATACGG GTTGCAGGAACATGAATTGGCCGCAGCTCAGCTGGCTGTTGTTTCT GCTCTACATCAGTGGAGAGATTATATAGCTCGTGAACAAGATGAGAGCACTGGTTATGTATTGCCAAACAAGGCTTTGATTGAGATAG CAAAGAAGATGCCTACAACCACTGCAGATTTGCGAAGAATCGTGAAAACAAAATATCCATGTGTTGAGGATAATTTTGACCTAATCTTGGACATCATATGGAATGCAACTGAAAATTCTGGTGCCTTTGAAGCAATAGCTGAGCAACTAAAGAAAGTACGACTTGGTGAG TTAGACTTGAAAAGTATACTGGACACTGGTGAAGTTATCGAAATGGCTCCTTCGGATGCTGATAATGTTAGGATCAGTTTTGATCCAGCTGATCAATATTCTTTAGCTCCTTCATCAACTGCAAATATCAGGGTTACTTCTAACAGTAGGGATAGTTTTATGACTGATGCAACTTTGACTGGTAGCATCTGGCTACACGACAAAACCTCAACCATACCATCATCAGAAAATAGGACGTCTTGGGGCTTATCAGGCCTGACTAGACAATCAAACAAGGAAGTGATGAGCAATAATAAGCAG GagacacaggctcctgttcaagaACTGAAGAGACCTTCGCCTTTTGGAGCTCTGGTAGGCAATTCAACATCTGGAAGACAGACAGATTACTTTGGAGGATTTTCAAATGAGCAG GCTAAAAGCGACGTTGATCAGATTCAGTCTTCAGCTTATTACTACCCCCAGTTCTCAGACTACAGCAGTTTAGCTGGATGGAGCCATCATGAACCCGAACGCACACAGGCCTCTGGGTTCATGTCTGGTTGCTATTACGGGCATGGCTACCAGTCGATAAACCAAAGCAGTACAGGAACAGGTCAGCCCGCCGCTAGAAATAATGGAGGgggtttgaagaagcagcaacaacctCCCCCTCATTCGGGTAACTAA